The Aspergillus flavus chromosome 6, complete sequence nucleotide sequence CCTCAATGAGCTCAGGTGCGTTTGACAGTACACGTATACAGCATGAGCGGGATTCCAGTTAACTTTTCAAAATTTTTGGTTTGAAGCAAACAATAAAGAGGCAGGATACTGGCGACGTCGAATGAAAAACGAACTCCTCGACTTCTAGATCCCAGGTTTTCTCGAACCAAATGTCCAGCGGTAAATTACGCAACAAGGCTTTCGTCTAACGCTACCAATTTCCCATTGCCATCGACTTTctatttgtttatttgtttatttatttatttatttttatttttttgagGAGCGAAGGGTTTTCTGTTCTTGCCAATCCATGTAATAATTTGATAGGCCTAGCGCCCCTAGCGACAACGTCCGAGGACGTAGTCTATGAAAGCAAACAACGAGCAAGCCTACTAGGAGGTACGGGAACAGTGCCTCACGCAACACAGGCCCCATAATATAGGAATAACCCCACAGCATGAAACACGTGGACGATCTCCAGATTGTCGTCGTCACACTAAACATAGGAAAAGCACGCAATTCCCCAATAATGTTCCATGCCCCAGGCTTTGGGTGCTTATTATTCCCTATATTCGCAGAGAGCCCTGGAAGAGAGCACTTTCCGCGACAAGCGCTAGCACACCGGTATTTCTTCGATATATTAATTGACTTTCCAGAAAAGGACAGGCTTCGATGGGTTATACCTCCAAGTCGGGACGAAGCCTACTCCACTCTGTCTACGGCATATTGTCCTTGTACTGCATCGACGTGGAGCATTTTTCTAGTTTGGAGCAGGAAGTCGTTAGAAGGCGCCCTGGCCCGGTAAATTAAGGGCCTGAACGACAGATCTCACAAGGATTATTCTCATTGCAGATATCCATCGGCAGGTTGCTGGTTTACGCTCGCCTATCTCGCTCTCTTTTTATCTGTTATTCACCCCTCTCCTTAATGCTTTCGTCCAGCTCAACCAGGGAACTAGGACATGTTCTTGGCATCCTTGAGTAAATTCGGACTCCTTAGAAGCTATGATAGTTCTATCGACTTATGTCAATGAGAGTGGTGCCAGCCATGGGCCCCTGACTCGGTGTCACCTCAATACAGTCAGGTCCGGAAAGCACACCTAATGCTTACCGCCATTACGTGTACACGGAGATTATAATCAGAAAAGCTCTACCCAACAGCGAAAGGATCATACATCTGATGGAGAAAGCGATATAGCtaagctgctgctgctggtgaCTATCTGTCTCTCAACTGCTACTGCCTGgtcccaagaaaaagagaagaagcgtcGCCAAGGACTTCAAGTGAAGCTGGACCGTTGAACATTTTTCTTGTCTTACAAAGAGATAAACCCCATCGGAAAGGGGGTCAACAAGCTAGCATCACTGTTCGAACATTTTGTGAAACCCGTCAATAGCGGCCCATGCGGCTTGAGTGAAGCCACCAGGTAAGTCTGGGTGTAAGGAAAGACACATCAGCGTCGATTTTGTGTAAGCCGAACCGGGCTTGCTTTACAAGATTAAACAAAGGGAGTTTGTCTAACCTCTCTTTAGACTCCACGTAAGTCGCTGGATTTCACAGTTTGAAATGCCACTCGGGCAGGGCATTTGTCATTCGGTAGTAGGCATTTGATAGGCTTGTGATGGCATTCCTCATATCATCCCCTACACTTCATCGTGATACATTAACATGATACTTCTCGCTATTGTAGACCTGTGCACAGGGCTAAAATGGTTCGTGTTGCCCCTCAACGGCCTGCAATCGGGTTGTTTACTGGTGGATGTGTTCTCTAAGACTGATATTTGGGGGGGAAATTGCTCCGGTACTAGGTCAAGAAAGGTGGCTCAACCCGACGACTGAAGAGGAGGTCCAGGCCCTTATTGTGATACAAAACTAAATGAGTATTCCGTCAAGGAATCAATAGTATTTGCTGTTCTTTCTACTATTGTTTATACTGTATAGACGGAGTACGTCGGACAAGTTGCGCTATCCCAAAGCGGACTAGCGCCACATCTCCGAAATCTTTCCAACCCATCATTCGAATTCCATCGCGGCCGCTGTGAAAAGCCCGGACAGGTGAATTGCCTCCGTTTCTCCCACACCTGCGGATTTCAGCCCCTCGACCCACACAATGGCTTCAATGCTACCAACTCGGGCGGCCAGGACCATCGCCTGTTCCGCATGCCGCACTATCGTTTGTCCTAGCACGATTGGATCCGCCTCCCTCCTCCGTCGTGGTCTGTCGACATCCACCGAGCAGACACCAGTCGATTATGCAGACAAGCCTCGATGGTCCTATACTCCTCCCAGTGCAAAGGCTCCCTTCAGCTTGCGATTGAATAGCAAGAGACGTGATTACCCAGTCAACACCGATCCGCAGGTCCTTGACGAATTCTACATCCGCATGCTGGGCAATGATGGTGACAAGCTCCTTTCGGACGAAACCAAATGGCTTGCTGTGACGCACAAGAGTTTCGACCAGGGTCGAAGAGGATTCAATGACCGTCTGGCTTTCTTAGGTGTGTAGGAGTCTGAGGATGCGATTCTGCGATTCGCGAGATGCACAGGACTAACCGGTAATTGCACTTTAGGACGACGGATCGTTGAGTTACAGGCTTCTTTGGCCATGGTGCAGAGCCCCGGAAGTGCTGCATCCACCGCTGCCCCTGATGAGTTTGACCGTGTGCCCTTCACGCACCCGGCATTGGAGGGCCTGGAGAACCTCACCCGTCACAAGAATTACTTGATAGGCAAAGCACAGCTTGCGGAGCTTGCGCAGAAGTATGAGCTGCAGAAGGTCCTGAGATGGAGTCCTCGGAAGGTAATATAATGGAacatctttctcttctataATTTTGCAACATACTGCTTTGACTACAAATGGCTATACTTGACCTTGCTGACAATTATCGATGCCCAGCCCAACAACCTTGCCAGCTCCGGAATCGAACTTGTTCTTGCTCATACGATGTATGCGATCGTCGGTGCCATTTCCCTGGAGAAGGGCGGTCTCGTTGCCAACAAGGTGACACGCGAGCGGATATTAGAACCTTTGGGATTCAAGGCTTAAGTCGGGATATCATTGTTGGGAAATGGCCGCAGGAGCATTTCGAGGCGTTATCACCTTTTcgctttcttgtcttttttatatcttgGATGTTCTCTGTATGTGTTGGGGGTTCTGGTCATCCACCATATATGTACTTTTACTATGACCATGTCTTATATTGATTTTCGAATACCACCCGGAAGGATCCTCTCCTCTGAGGGGCCCTCTCTTGTGGAACATGTTAGAGAACGCGCAAAACACTATGAGAATAGAATTGTTTATTAATGATAGATATGTCCGGTTCCTCTGACACCGCCCGAGTAACAGAGTAAAATACGCGGCCAGCTCTTATGGAACCCTCTTTACGATGCATAGTCTTCGCGCCGCTGTATCGCAATTCAGCAATGAAAAACCAGGACCATCGTACAGAATGTACGACAACCCCAGAAATCACAGAAAGTAATTTGTACTGGCTTGCACTGTCTAATGGGAGCGTTGgtacaagaagaaaaaaaagtaagaagagggaaaaaaattgCGGAAGAAATACTGTCGTGCGAAAAGCACACTAGCCTTTTCAGGAATGGTGTGAGTCCACCTGAGACTCTGAGCCCGCTAGAGTCGGATAGGCTtggctttctcttcttcaggcTATACACCGAGCTATGGATGCAGactctacggagtactagcAACACATTTCACACTTTTGTGAAGGCCTTACTCATGAAAGAGATTGCTCTGCATTCTATTATCTACGATACAGCACTTGAAATAGGCTCGGCTCGAGAATCGTCAGTCAGCGTAGTCTGCTGGGACTGCCTGTAAACTTATTGAGCTTGTTCTTACAGATGTACATACTGAGTGGAGCTCAAAGACTTGAGTGAGGGTGATCGATGTTTGTGAGCCTTGAGTCGAATGGTTGAGAACAACTTCATGACCCAGCAATTGAATTGGCCAACCTATCGCCATGCTCCAGGAACAGCTGTGCAAGCGCCAGCCAGACGTAGATAGGAAGACCTTAGGAAGTTTCATATATGATTCGGGACTTTCCTTATAGAACATGGGGTTTATAGAGCTCTCTATGGGCCAAATTCTGCGATTGTACAAGTAATTATTTCACGCAAAAGTGGTCTGGTTTCAATTAATGGAACAACGAGAAGGAAGTGCATGGAGAGATAAATAATGGGACGACTGAATGCTTTTGGAATTTCTCAATGTCTTTTCTGTCCGACTTCTCAGTCCCCTGATAGTAGATAGGATGATCATCAATACGTCAGTCCGATCAATAATACTATAGAGTGTGCTATACAGATTCTATAGCGGGCGTCTTCGTCTCAAGTTCATATACTGTATCTCTTGGGAGCTCTATCAGTTGTAGCAGGCATAGAAGACCCGAAGCGGGCGGTCAGGGAAGCGGGTGACATATTGTGTGGCAGTACTCATTATAGTGGAACGGAATTGAGCTGAACGTGTACAGGACTCCTGATAGAGACCCCATCGTCCCATACACTGTCGCTCTCAGGTCAGTCTTCTATTCCGTGTTTTTTCCCTGTGAGTTTCTCCACTGGTACTCCATCACCTGAACTTATGATGTGATCCATTGCTGGATTAATGCTGATTGGGAGGTACACTATTTTATCGCAGAATGTACGGCTAGTGTTTCGTTGGCCTCTTACCGTTGAACTAAGCCAGGAGCCTCCCGCCGATTCCTTACTGCCCTATTGACATCCACCCTTACTTTCACGACTCCCACACGATTTCCAAACCTCCGCGATGGCATCGGCTATCTTCTTTTTAGATTTGAAGGGCAAGGTAGGTAGATGCTTGGCGATATCTCTTTTCAATGACCGCTATACCCACCATGCATTCTTGCGCTCACCGTCAAATAGACCCTTCTAGCCCGAAACTACCGCGGAGACATTCCCATGTCCGCGGTCGAGAAATTTCCTATCCTCCTTAGTgacgcagaagaagaaagctccGCCGTACCGCCATGCTTCTCTCATGAAGGCATCAACGTATGTTATGTCCGCAATCGCATCAGTTTTCGCACTCGCTCCCCGCCCGTCCCCGCAGCCCGCTTTGCTTCCCTTCATCCCCTATAACGGCCCGCCTCTACTGCGACACTTCATTTGGGCACCAGGTAGCCATTAGCCTTTTCACGCCATCTTACTGACAAGTCATCGTGTATCTAGTATCTCTATATCCGCCACAGCAACCTTTATATTCTCGCGttgacaaagaagaacactAATGCGACCGaaatcctcctcttcctccacaaAATTGTGGAGGTCTTCACGGAATACTTCAAAGtcttggaggaagagagtaTTCGCGACAACTTTGTTATCATCTATGAATTGCTCGATGAGATGATGGACTTCGGATACCCACAAACTACGGAGAGCAAGATATTGCAAGAGTAAGACGACAATTGTGACCGAACATGACGGAAGGCAGTGTTGCTCATATGGTATCAGGTACATCACACAAGAGTCGCATAAGCTCGAAGTTCAAGCGCGTCCCCCTATTGCCGTCACCAATGCGGTCTCCTGGCGAAGTGAAGGCATTCGCTATCGGAAGAACGAAGTCTTCCTTGACGTTGTCGAATCTCTGAATCTCCTCGTATCTGCGTCTGGAAATGTCTTGCGATCTGAGATCCTGGGTGCTATCAAGATGAAGTGTTACCTAAGCGGTATGCCAGAACTTCGTTTGGGTTTGAATGACAAGGTTATGTTTGAGACGACGGGTCGTGCCACAAGAGGCAAAGCTGTCGAGATGGAGGACGTTAAATTCCATCAATGCGTTCGTCTTTCGAGATTCGAGAACGATCGTACGATCAGTTTTATACCCCCGGATGGAGAGTTCGAGCTCATGAGTTATCGTCTAAACACGCAAGTGAAACCCCTTATCTGGGTCGAATGCCTGGTGGAATCGCACTCAGGCTCTCGGATGGAGTATATGTTAAAGGTAGGCGATCTGGAAACGCCGAACACCTGTGTCGTCTCCAAACTaatattcctcttctctgTAGGCCAAAGCACAATTCAAGCGCCGCAGCACGGCCAACAATGTGGAGATCCTCGTGCCTGTGCCGGAAGATGCAGACTCGCCGCGATTCCGCACGAACATTGGAACGGTTCACTATGCGCCAGAGAAGTCCGCTATTATCTGGAAGATCAAGCAGTTCGGTGGTGGAAAGGAGTTCCTGATGCGCGCTGAGCTTGGTCTCCCATCCGTCAAGGGAGACGACGAGCACGGAGGTGGTATGACTGGGGGCTTCGGAGGTAGCATGGGCGGCACTGGAGGCGGCAAGGCCAAACGGCCCATTAACGTCAAATTCGAAATTCCTTACTTCACCACAAGTGGTATTCAAGTACGCTACTTGAAGATCACTGAACCTAAGGTATGCTGCTTCATTCTACTTGCGCCCTATCCTTTACCTTCTATGAGTCCACGACTAATAGTCATTTCACAGCTTCAATACCCCTCCCTGCCTTGGGTCCGTTATATCACGCAGTCAGGCGACATTGCGGTCCGTATGCCAGATATACAATGATTTAAAGCGTTTAATAGTGTCAATAGATAtacttccttccctttctattttctagCGTTACATAACATCTACACCCTTAACTGAAGGTTAAGCCAAGGGGTTAGTCGATTGGTAGATGTGTAGAATCATTACAGTGCGTTGGGTTGCCACAACATATCTGTAGTTTCCACATCGACCTTGGTCAAAGTTCAGTATGCTGCATGCGTTTTGCAAACCTACGACAAAAGCTAGAGCACCGAACACGTATTACTAAGGCTGCAATTACGAGAAACCATAAGTTTCAAGCTAATCATATTGACTTCAAGTATTCCTATACACGCCACTCCTTACAAGAACACAACCGTACTCTGTAAGTTACCTTAGCACCATGCCAAGATCCGAACGATCACTCAACATTAGCCCTGGCTTATGTAGCCAAAACTCACAGTTCTAAATATAGAACAAAGGTGCtttggtctagtggtaggACGTCACGTTGTGGCCGTGCCAGCCCCGGTTCGATTCCGGGAAGCACCACAtaacttttttctttttgagcaAACCTaaacccttctccttcttttcccttctatTTATTCTCGGCGATTTGGGCCACATCGAAAAACAGGGATCGCTCGGTACCAAGGACCACGGTTCTAGTTTTGTGGCTCCGTGTCTTAGATTTTTTTACGCATGTATGACTAAGCGGACCTCAAGCACCACGGTTCTAATTTTGTGGCTCCGTGTCTTAGATTCTTTTACGCTTCTATGACTAAGCGGATCTCAAGAATTCCTTTTTATTGAATCCTTGTAATGATCGACATGATCTTGTAAACGTACGCAGTGTCAAGATCAAGGGCTAAGAAATCTCAATTTTGAAACGTTGGTAGCTTGGTATATGGGGTAGTTGCGTTGCTATATATCTTGGCGGACGGAGCTCTCCACGTAATGGATTGTCCTCCGTATGGTAGTTAGGTATTGCAGAAGCTAAGATTTGCCTAGGCGCGTGTGTGAATTTAAGTTGTTTCTTATTTAGTGCATTCTTGATGAAAGCATTAGCAGGTGAGGAAAGTTATTCTCCTTGTCGGGTTTACGGAGTAAACGGTTTCTATAGATTGATAAGATTGATCACGAGAACGGAAAGACATCCGCCTATTATCTGCAAGACAGGGAAGGAATGGGCCAGTGAGAGAGATGATAGtttttaatcttaatctTAATTTCTTTGGGTGCCTAAGTAGACCCTGAAAGTCCAAGTTGACAATTAGAGAGGCATTATTGGCTTTTTCTATAGTGTTGATTATGAATTTATGACAGGACTCGGCCATTGCAAGGCGTAAGGAATAGTAATGAAGAGCCCATCATAGGGCGGTGGAGTCGAGAACGCCGCAGTTCGGAGGCGGAGAGTCGTCAGCACATATCGGGATTGTATCTGCCGGACCGGATTACAATGGTTGCGTTGAAGCACACGACAGGATGGGAGGAACGTCATTACAGTTAGAAAGTGATTGATTtcctcatttccttctcctcgggcCAAACTATGGGCGCGCCACACCACGGTCACAAAGAACATAGTGTCCTGACTTTGGCGGTCTTTGTTGACCTACACTATTTTACTGCCACTATTAACAATTAGTACTGAATTGGACTTACGTACCCGGCCTGATGCCGCTGACGCACCCCCTGCGGTGGAGGGCCCATCCATCACCAACGCCC carries:
- a CDS encoding mitochondrial 54S ribosomal protein mL57 gives rise to the protein MASMLPTRAARTIACSACRTIVCPSTIGSASLLRRGLSTSTEQTPVDYADKPRWSYTPPSAKAPFSLRLNSKRRDYPVNTDPQVLDEFYIRMLGNDGDKLLSDETKWLAVTHKSFDQGRRGFNDRLAFLGRRIVELQASLAMVQSPGSAASTAAPDEFDRVPFTHPALEGLENLTRHKNYLIGKAQLAELAQKYELQKVLRWSPRKPNNLASSGIELVLAHTMYAIVGAISLEKGGLVANKVTRERILEPLGFKA
- a CDS encoding AP-1 adaptor complex subunit MU (AP-1 complex subunit mu-1) — protein: MASAIFFLDLKGKTLLARNYRGDIPMSAVEKFPILLSDAEEESSAVPPCFSHEGINYLYIRHSNLYILALTKKNTNATEILLFLHKIVEVFTEYFKVLEEESIRDNFVIIYELLDEMMDFGYPQTTESKILQEYITQESHKLEVQARPPIAVTNAVSWRSEGIRYRKNEVFLDVVESLNLLVSASGNVLRSEILGAIKMKCYLSGMPELRLGLNDKVMFETTGRATRGKAVEMEDVKFHQCVRLSRFENDRTISFIPPDGEFELMSYRLNTQVKPLIWVECLVESHSGSRMEYMLKAKAQFKRRSTANNVEILVPVPEDADSPRFRTNIGTVHYAPEKSAIIWKIKQFGGGKEFLMRAELGLPSVKGDDEHGGGMTGGFGGSMGGTGGGKAKRPINVKFEIPYFTTSGIQVRYLKITEPKLQYPSLPWVRYITQSGDIAVRMPDIQ